A stretch of DNA from Rhizobium sp. EC-SD404:
CTCATCGACGAGGCCATGGTCGAGTTCGGCATGGCGATGGGGCCCTACGAGGTGCAGGATCTTTCGGGCCTCGACATTTCCTACGCCCAGCGCAAGCGCCGGGCACCGACGCGTGACCCGAAGCGGCGCTATATCCCGATCGCCGATCGCATGGTCGAGGAAGGCCGGCTCGGCAAGAAGGTCGGCGTCGGCTGGTACCGCTATCCCGGCGGTGGCGGCTCCGTCGTCGATCCCCTCTTGGAAGACCTGATCACGGAAGAAGCCCATTTCGGCAAGGTCGCGCGCCGCGACGTGTCGGATGCAGAAATCCGGGAACGGCTGACGCTCGCCATGATCAACGAAGCAGCCGACATCCTGCATGAAGGCATCGCGGAAAAGGCTGCCGACATCGACCTGGTGATGATCCACGGCTACGGCTTCCCGCGCTGGCGCGGCGGCCCTCTGCACTACGCCGACACGCTGGGCGCAGCCGCCATCCTCGCGCGGATCGAAGAGCTCGAGAAACAGGATCCCGTCATGTGGAAGCCGAGCCCCCTGATCCGGGAACTGGCAGACACCGGCAGTCGATTTGCCGATGTGAAGCGTGGTTGAGGCCGATTACAGTCAGACTAGAGTTCCGGTAAGATTTCCGGAAATGTTCGGAGCTCGTAATGGCAGGGTCAGCACAATCTCTCGCTAGGCATCGTCGCCGTCAACGCGCAAAGGGCGTCGTTCGTGTTGAGGTTCAGGTGCCGGCCGAGGACGCGGCTCTGCTGCGCTCTGTTGCTCAGGTTCTCAATGATCCATCCAGGCGTGATGAAGCACGACATTTCTGGCGCGAGCGCTTCGGTGTTCCTTCACTGCAAAGCCGCAAGGCTTTGCTGGCTGCCGCTCCGCTTGACGACATCGATCTGTCACGCAGCGGGGATCGGGGTCGGGCGATCGATCTCTAGATGTACCTGGTCGACACCAACATCATCTCGGAGCTCCGCAAACGCGATCGAATGGATCGCAACGTAGCTTCCTGGTTTGCTGCGGTGAAGATGACGAACTCTATCTGAGCGTGGTGGTGCTCGGAGAAATCCGCATGGGTATCGAACTTGCTCGCCCGAAAGATGCAGAACAGGCGGAACGCCTCGACCATTGGCTTACCGAGCTAGTCATCGCGTTCGATGGGCGCATTCTTTCCATAGATGGCCCGATCATGGATATATGGGGCCGAATGAACGCCATTCGCTCGGTGCCGGTCATCGACGCGATGCTTGCAGCCACGGCACAAGTCCATCGACTAACGCTCGTAACCCGCAATGATAAGGATGTCGTCGGGCTCGGCACCGAAATTCTAAACCCGTTCAGACCTGCCTAACAACGGCGTCTACCCGATATCCAGCAGGTGCCGCGCGCTCTGGTTATAGAGCGTGGTGTTGTTGCCCGAGTTGTGCTCGCCCTTGTTCTGGCGGTCCTTCATCAGCGCTATGGCCCGTTGAACGGCCGGGCGGGCCTTGATGGTTTCGCGCCAGCGCTTCACTTCGGGGAATGGCTCGAGCGAGACATCGAGGTTCTTGGCGATGAACGCCCAGGGAAAAGCCAGCATGTCGGCGATCGAATAGCTGCCGACGATAAATTCGTCCTGCCGCAGGCGTCGTTCGAGGACTGCGAGCGACCGCTCATATTCGCCGCGATAGCGTTTCAGGGCGTAATCCTGTCCGCCGGTCGGCCCGAACATGCGGAAATGGGCCAGCTGGCCGGCCATCGGGCCCTGATTGCCGGTTTGCCAGAAGAGCCATTCCATCGTCTCTTTCCGGGCGATCGGATCATTCGACATGAAGCGACCGGTCTTTTCGGCGAGGTACCAGAGGATGGCGCCGGATTCGAAGACCGGGATGGCTCCGCCATTTCCGCCATGATCGACGATCGCGGGCATCTTGGCGTTGGGGCTGATGGCCAGAAATCCGGGCGTCAGCTGTGCGCCGTGGAAAATGTCGAGAAAGCGGGCCTGATAGGGCAGGCCGCATTCCTCCAGCATGATCGTCACTTTCCACCCATTGGGGGTCGGTGCGTAATAAAGATCGATCATCCCGCCTCTCCCTGATCGCAAATGCGAGGCCTTTGAAGCCTTCGTCCTCTTATCAGGTTCGAGTTTCCCGCGTCAGGCGTTGCCGCGGGCTTCGCGCCAAAGGCCAAGCTTTTCCTGCACCGCGCGGTCGGAATAGGAAAACAGAACCGTTTCCTCCGCGGGTTCATGGACGATCGTCTTCCAGGACGGAGCGACGAAGATGTCCTGCGGTCCCCATTCGATGACCGCGTCGCCGATCCGACTTTTGCCGCGGCCTTCGACGCAGACGAAGATCGTGGCATCGGTCGAGCGATAGGGCGTGGTCGGCTCCGGCGCCAGAAGTTGGATGGAGGTCGCGATCGTCGGCATGGCGAAGCCGCCGTCGAGCGGGTTCGTATAGCGCAGCTTGTAGCCGTGGCAGGGGTGCGGATCGCCGCCCTTCTTCATGGCTTCGAGCGTCG
This window harbors:
- a CDS encoding glutathione binding-like protein, yielding MIDLYYAPTPNGWKVTIMLEECGLPYQARFLDIFHGAQLTPGFLAISPNAKMPAIVDHGGNGGAIPVFESGAILWYLAEKTGRFMSNDPIARKETMEWLFWQTGNQGPMAGQLAHFRMFGPTGGQDYALKRYRGEYERSLAVLERRLRQDEFIVGSYSIADMLAFPWAFIAKNLDVSLEPFPEVKRWRETIKARPAVQRAIALMKDRQNKGEHNSGNNTTLYNQSARHLLDIG
- a CDS encoding PIN domain-containing protein codes for the protein MGIELARPKDAEQAERLDHWLTELVIAFDGRILSIDGPIMDIWGRMNAIRSVPVIDAMLAATAQVHRLTLVTRNDKDVVGLGTEILNPFRPA